In one window of Anthonomus grandis grandis chromosome 11, icAntGran1.3, whole genome shotgun sequence DNA:
- the LOC126742335 gene encoding succinate dehydrogenase [ubiquinone] iron-sulfur subunit, mitochondrial yields the protein MSKEMQLLKLCRGSLAQIRFVHVAPSSNAAAAAAAKAEPKKEKAPRIKTFAIYRWNPDKPNEKPTMQEYKVDLNKCGPMVLDALIKIKNEMDPTLTFRRSCREGICGSCAMNIKGTNTLACISKIDTNIGKTTKIYPLPHMYVIKDLVPDMNNFYEQYRSIEPWLQRNDEVKGDKQQQYLQSVGDRAKLDGLYECILCACCSTSCPSYWWNGDKYLGPAVLMQAYRWIIDSRDDATAKRLDKMRDPFSAFRCHTIMNCTKTCPKGLNPGKAIAEIKKLLGGVASKPKSQLNPVGLRH from the exons ATGTCAAAAGAAATGCAGCTTCTTAAACTTTGCCGTGGAAGCCTCGCCCAG ATAAGGTTTGTACATGTGGCACCATCCTCTAATGCAGCTGCTGCTGCCGCAGCCAAAGCAGAGCCAAAAAAGGAGAAAGCTCCAAGAATAAAAACTTTTGCTATTTACCGCTGGAACCCTGATAAACCAAATGAAAAACCAACCATGCAAGAGTACAAAGTGGATTTGAACAAGTGTGGACCAATGGTGCTTGATGCCTTGATTAAAATCAAGAATGAAATGGATCCTACTTTAACATTCAGGAGGTCCTGCAGGGAAGGCATTTGCGGTTCATGTGCTATGAACATTAAGGGTACTAATACTTTGGCTTGTATCAG CAAAATAGACACCAATATTGGTAAAACCACGAAAATATACCCACTCCCTCATATGTATGTTATCAAGGACTTGGTGCCTGATATGAATAACTTCTATGAGCAGTACAGGTCTATTGAACCTTGGCTACAGAGAAA TGATGAAGTCAAGGGAGATAAACAGCAACAATATCTTCAAAGTGTCGGCGACAGAGCTAAACTTGACGGCCTGTACGAATGTATTTTATGCGCTTGTTGCTCGACTTCTTGCCCGAGTTACTGGTGGAATGGGGACAAGTATTTGGGACCCGCTGTACTTATGCAA gCTTACAGGTGGATCATCGATTCAAGAGACGACGCCACTGCAAAAAGATTGGATAAAATGCGCGATCCCTTCTCCGCATTCCGTTGCCACACCATCATGAATTGCACGAAAACTTGCCCTAAA GGATTAAATCCAGGCAAAGCCATTGCGGAAATCAAGAAGTTGCTTGGGGGCGTGGCATCGAAACCAAAGTCCCAATTGAACCCCGTTGGTTTGAGACACTAG
- the LOC126742207 gene encoding equilibrative nucleoside transporter 1 isoform X2, with amino-acid sequence MDEASLQIHTPRDKYNCVYIIFLIHGIATLLPWNMFINARAYFTNFKLGENSLGFKYSGNENFMQTLTFFSQVPNVIFNWSNIFVPLKGDLTLRIMWSIAINILIFIVTIILAMVDSSQWPDAFFWSTMIKVVILNMANGIYQNTVYGMAAKLPTKYTGAIILGNNICGTFTTVAYIFSHYVASSDKMAAIWYFITALLVLLIGFDTYFALPLNRFYRHYDIRDKKQQEKRMSEAGATERPPFLKIIKQAWPQLLNVFLIFFVTLAIYPAVNSGIKASSESFFLKDEFLYEQILCFLTFNVFAMLGSIVSGFVTWPSKKYLWIPVTLRLLYIPFYLFCNYKPILPTDQVRVLPVYINNDYAYWIVGSTMAFTSGYFSSLAMMYTPSMVENQYATVAGMFAGAALITGIFSGILMSFLWPWFVSHVGW; translated from the exons atGGACGAAGCCAGCCTACAGATCCACACGCCACGAGACAAATACAATtgtgtatatattatatttttgatacatGGAATCGCCACTTTGTTGCCTTGGAATATGTTTATTAATGCCAGAGCT TACTTTACAAACTTTAAACTGGGAGAAAACTCTTTGGGATTCAAATATTCCGGCAACGAGAACTTCATGCAAACTTTAACGTTCTTTTCGCAAGTTcctaatgttatttttaattggtCCAACATATTCGTGCCTCTCAA AGGTGATCTTACCTTAAGAATAATGTGGAGTATTGCCATCAACATACTGATCTTTATAGTTACAATAATACTTGCCATGGTCGACAGTTCACAGTGGCCTGACGCATTTTTTTGGTCTACCATGATTAAAGTAGTTATCCTTAATA TGGCTAATGGCATATACCAAAACACCGTATACGGAATGGCTGCTAAACTACCTACCAAATACACCGGAGCTATCATCCTTGGCAACAACATTTGTGGTACCTTCACCACTGTGGCTTATATATTTTCCCATTATGTGGCATCTAGTGATAAAATGGCCGCAATTTGGTACTTTATCACTGCCCTTCTTGTGCTACTTATTGGGTTCGATACCTATTTTGCCTTACCGTTAAat agATTTTATAGACATTATGATATAAGGGATAAGAAACAACAAGAGAAGAGGATGTCTGAAGCAGGAGCTACCGAAAGACCGCCATTTTTAAAGATTATCAAACAGGCTTGGCCCCAATTGCTAAACGTCTTTCTTATATTTTTCGTTACTTTGGCTATATACCCTGCTGTCAATTCAg GTATTAAAGCGAGCAGCGAGTCATTCTTTCTAAAAGACGAATTCCTGTACGAACAAATATTATGTTTCCTTACGTTTAACGTGTTTGCTATGCTGGGCAGCATCGTATCTGGATTCGTGACTTGG CCGTCAAAGAAGTACTTATGGATCCCGGTGACCCTTAGGCTGCTCTATATCCCCTTTTACCTTTTCTGTAATTACAAACCGATACTGCCTACCGATCAGGTTAGAGTTTTGCCTGTTTATATAAATAACGACTATGCTTATTGGATCGTAGGATCTACCATGGCTTTTACCAGTGGATATTTCAGTTCGTTGGCGATGATGTATACTCCCAG tatgGTGGAAAACCAATATGCAACAGTAGCAGGGATGTTTGCAGGGGCAGCACTGATAACGGGAATATTCAGCGGAATTTTAATGAGTTTCTTATGGCCATGGTTCGTAAGCCATGTCGGTTGGTAA
- the LOC126742207 gene encoding equilibrative nucleoside transporter 1 isoform X1 — protein sequence MSYREREYLYNERNGGTIQSRAGGADAETNEKTRLQKPVKLQPSWEENNLPESELNFKNLTMDEASLQIHTPRDKYNCVYIIFLIHGIATLLPWNMFINARAYFTNFKLGENSLGFKYSGNENFMQTLTFFSQVPNVIFNWSNIFVPLKGDLTLRIMWSIAINILIFIVTIILAMVDSSQWPDAFFWSTMIKVVILNMANGIYQNTVYGMAAKLPTKYTGAIILGNNICGTFTTVAYIFSHYVASSDKMAAIWYFITALLVLLIGFDTYFALPLNRFYRHYDIRDKKQQEKRMSEAGATERPPFLKIIKQAWPQLLNVFLIFFVTLAIYPAVNSGIKASSESFFLKDEFLYEQILCFLTFNVFAMLGSIVSGFVTWPSKKYLWIPVTLRLLYIPFYLFCNYKPILPTDQVRVLPVYINNDYAYWIVGSTMAFTSGYFSSLAMMYTPSMVENQYATVAGMFAGAALITGIFSGILMSFLWPWFVSHVGW from the exons ATGAGTTACAGGGAACGCGAGTATCTTTACAACGAAAGAAATGGCGGAACTATACAATCCAGAGcag GTGGTGCGGACGCGGAGACCAACGAGAAAACCCGTCTGCAAAAGCCAGTGAAGCTCCAACCCAGCTGGGAAGAGAACAATTTGCCCGAATCGGagctgaattttaaaaatttaacgatGGACGAAGCCAGCCTACAGATCCACACGCCACGAGACAAATACAATtgtgtatatattatatttttgatacatGGAATCGCCACTTTGTTGCCTTGGAATATGTTTATTAATGCCAGAGCT TACTTTACAAACTTTAAACTGGGAGAAAACTCTTTGGGATTCAAATATTCCGGCAACGAGAACTTCATGCAAACTTTAACGTTCTTTTCGCAAGTTcctaatgttatttttaattggtCCAACATATTCGTGCCTCTCAA AGGTGATCTTACCTTAAGAATAATGTGGAGTATTGCCATCAACATACTGATCTTTATAGTTACAATAATACTTGCCATGGTCGACAGTTCACAGTGGCCTGACGCATTTTTTTGGTCTACCATGATTAAAGTAGTTATCCTTAATA TGGCTAATGGCATATACCAAAACACCGTATACGGAATGGCTGCTAAACTACCTACCAAATACACCGGAGCTATCATCCTTGGCAACAACATTTGTGGTACCTTCACCACTGTGGCTTATATATTTTCCCATTATGTGGCATCTAGTGATAAAATGGCCGCAATTTGGTACTTTATCACTGCCCTTCTTGTGCTACTTATTGGGTTCGATACCTATTTTGCCTTACCGTTAAat agATTTTATAGACATTATGATATAAGGGATAAGAAACAACAAGAGAAGAGGATGTCTGAAGCAGGAGCTACCGAAAGACCGCCATTTTTAAAGATTATCAAACAGGCTTGGCCCCAATTGCTAAACGTCTTTCTTATATTTTTCGTTACTTTGGCTATATACCCTGCTGTCAATTCAg GTATTAAAGCGAGCAGCGAGTCATTCTTTCTAAAAGACGAATTCCTGTACGAACAAATATTATGTTTCCTTACGTTTAACGTGTTTGCTATGCTGGGCAGCATCGTATCTGGATTCGTGACTTGG CCGTCAAAGAAGTACTTATGGATCCCGGTGACCCTTAGGCTGCTCTATATCCCCTTTTACCTTTTCTGTAATTACAAACCGATACTGCCTACCGATCAGGTTAGAGTTTTGCCTGTTTATATAAATAACGACTATGCTTATTGGATCGTAGGATCTACCATGGCTTTTACCAGTGGATATTTCAGTTCGTTGGCGATGATGTATACTCCCAG tatgGTGGAAAACCAATATGCAACAGTAGCAGGGATGTTTGCAGGGGCAGCACTGATAACGGGAATATTCAGCGGAATTTTAATGAGTTTCTTATGGCCATGGTTCGTAAGCCATGTCGGTTGGTAA